A section of the Buchnera aphidicola (Mindarus japonicus) genome encodes:
- the crr gene encoding PTS glucose transporter subunit IIA, which translates to MNFFSKFFKKNQKKIDIIAPISGTIIDLEKVPDEVFSKKIVGDGIAINPSGNQLVAPISGTIGKIFKTLHAFSIKSDEDIELFVHFGIDTVQLKGKGFKNLIIKKRKVQVGEPIIGLDLLFLKKNAVSIITPIIISNMEKINKIKKFSGKVIEGKTKIMTILK; encoded by the coding sequence ATGAATTTTTTTTCTAAATTTTTTAAAAAAAATCAAAAAAAAATTGATATTATTGCACCTATATCAGGAACAATAATAGATCTTGAAAAAGTTCCTGATGAAGTATTTTCTAAAAAAATAGTTGGAGATGGGATAGCAATTAATCCATCAGGAAATCAATTAGTTGCTCCAATTTCCGGAACTATCGGAAAAATATTTAAAACATTACATGCTTTTTCTATAAAATCAGATGAAGACATAGAATTATTTGTACATTTTGGAATCGATACAGTACAGCTTAAAGGAAAAGGTTTTAAAAATTTAATTATTAAAAAAAGAAAAGTTCAAGTAGGGGAACCTATCATTGGTTTAGATTTACTATTTTTAAAAAAAAATGCAGTATCCATAATAACTCCAATAATTATTTCTAATATGGAAAAAATAAATAAAATAAAAAAATTTTCAGGGAAAGTTATTGAAGGAAAAACAAAAATTATGACTATATTAAAATAA
- the rfaE1 gene encoding D-glycero-beta-D-manno-heptose-7-phosphate kinase yields the protein MFNIISDFKKSNILVIGDIILDQYWHITDKKNFFEKSAPIVNVKNVENRAGGAANVAKNISKIGGNAHLIGVIGNDTEGKIIKNLLKETNLKHNLIINYNSKTIKKIRIISKKNQLLRLDLEKKYFIEKKEEMLELISRIIKNYNVVIISDYNKGTLVSTESIIKIAKKLSIPVIIDPKKENISKYFGATLLTPNFEEFQSMVGRCENKIEIIKKGKLLISKLKLSALLITQSEFGMTLIENNKNSIHFQSLSKNANDPTGAGDTVISLISLMLSLGKTFEIACWYANIAAGIVVEKIGTSTVSIEEMLKKIKFFQDCKITTTIK from the coding sequence ATGTTTAATATAATTTCCGATTTCAAAAAATCAAATATATTAGTTATTGGAGATATTATTTTAGATCAATATTGGCATATCACTGACAAAAAAAACTTTTTTGAAAAATCAGCACCTATTGTAAATGTAAAAAATGTAGAAAATAGAGCTGGAGGAGCTGCTAATGTTGCTAAAAATATTTCTAAAATAGGAGGTAATGCTCATTTAATAGGTGTGATAGGAAATGACACAGAAGGAAAAATAATAAAGAATTTATTAAAAGAAACTAATCTTAAACATAATTTAATCATTAATTATAATAGCAAAACAATAAAAAAAATTCGGATAATTTCTAAAAAAAATCAATTATTAAGATTAGATTTAGAAAAAAAATATTTTATTGAAAAAAAAGAAGAAATGTTGGAATTAATTTCAAGAATAATTAAAAATTATAATGTAGTTATTATATCCGATTACAATAAAGGAACTTTAGTAAGCACAGAATCGATTATTAAAATTGCAAAAAAATTGTCTATTCCTGTAATAATTGATCCTAAAAAAGAAAATATCTCAAAATATTTTGGTGCTACGTTATTAACTCCTAATTTTGAAGAATTTCAAAGTATGGTAGGAAGATGCGAAAATAAAATAGAAATAATTAAAAAAGGAAAATTATTAATTTCTAAATTAAAATTATCTGCTTTATTAATTACACAATCTGAATTTGGAATGACATTAATAGAAAATAATAAAAATTCTATTCATTTTCAATCGCTCTCAAAAAATGCAAATGATCCAACCGGAGCAGGAGATACTGTTATATCCTTGATAAGTCTTATGTTATCATTAGGAAAAACTTTTGAAATAGCATGTTGGTACGCTAATATAGCAGCAGGAATAGTTGTTGAAAAAATAGGAACTTCAACCGTTAGTATAGAAGAAATGCTGAAAAAAATTAAATTTTTTCAGGATTGTAAAATTACTACCACTATTAAATAA
- a CDS encoding tRNA CCA-pyrophosphorylase (catalyzes the addition and repair of the 3'-terminal CCA sequence in tRNA; these proteins belong to the CCA-adding enzyme subfamily 2 which does not have phosphohydrolase activity), which yields MKVYLVGGAVRDSLLGLSIKDKDWVVVGATPSILLKKKYQQVGKNFPVFLHPTSNEEYALARVEKKKGIGHTGFNTIFSPNISLEQDLKRRDLTINAIAQDINGNFIDPFNGIKDLKNRLLKHVSSSFSEDPLRILRVARFAANFSHLGFVISKDTMKIMSLMVKNKELMYLSKERVWNETEKALKTNNPHIFFKVLKECDALYIIFPEIDKVINFNHFYSNIIFKNYSSNLFIILAKISKNTSDISIRFSSIFSLLNNIIFFKDSLSHQEFDYCSAMLTKKMCERFKVPKYIQDFSTLISGFFLFLRNFHLQTEKKIIYFFNRMDVWRKPDRIKKLIMLIEQGFVSFNLSKNSNFNYCIFLSKYLKKIFNISLDISVQSIIKKGILGSKISIELEKLRISKIKKWKKKNFKKYFLLK from the coding sequence ATGAAAGTATATTTAGTAGGTGGAGCAGTAAGAGATAGTTTATTAGGATTATCCATTAAAGATAAAGATTGGGTGGTAGTTGGAGCTACTCCTAGTATTTTACTAAAAAAAAAATATCAACAAGTTGGAAAAAATTTTCCAGTTTTTTTACATCCTACAAGCAATGAAGAATATGCATTAGCAAGAGTAGAAAAAAAAAAGGGAATAGGTCATACAGGATTTAATACTATATTCTCTCCAAATATTTCGTTAGAACAAGACTTAAAAAGAAGAGATTTAACAATTAATGCAATTGCACAAGATATAAATGGAAATTTTATTGATCCTTTTAATGGAATTAAAGATTTAAAGAATAGGTTATTAAAACACGTATCTTCATCTTTTAGTGAAGATCCTTTGCGAATATTAAGAGTTGCAAGATTTGCAGCTAATTTTTCACATTTAGGTTTTGTTATTTCTAAAGATACTATGAAAATTATGTCATTAATGGTTAAAAATAAAGAGCTAATGTATTTAAGTAAAGAAAGAGTTTGGAATGAAACAGAAAAAGCATTAAAAACAAATAATCCTCATATTTTTTTTAAAGTTTTGAAAGAATGTGATGCACTTTATATTATATTTCCAGAAATAGATAAAGTAATTAATTTTAATCATTTTTATTCAAATATTATTTTTAAAAATTATTCATCTAATTTATTTATAATTTTAGCAAAAATATCTAAAAATACTAGTGATATTTCTATACGTTTTTCTTCTATTTTTTCATTATTAAATAATATTATTTTTTTTAAAGATTCTTTATCTCATCAAGAATTTGATTATTGTTCTGCTATGCTAACAAAAAAAATGTGTGAACGTTTTAAAGTTCCAAAATATATTCAAGATTTTTCAACATTAATTTCTGGATTTTTTTTATTTTTGAGAAATTTTCATTTGCAAACGGAAAAGAAAATAATTTATTTTTTTAATCGAATGGATGTTTGGAGAAAACCAGATAGAATAAAAAAATTAATTATGTTGATTGAACAAGGTTTTGTTTCATTCAACTTAAGTAAAAATTCTAATTTTAATTATTGTATTTTTTTGAGTAAGTATTTAAAAAAAATATTTAATATTTCTTTAGATATTTCGGTACAATCAATTATAAAAAAAGGAATTTTAGGGTCTAAAATTAGTATTGAATTAGAAAAATTAAGAATTTCTAAAATTAAGAAATGGAAGAAGAAAAATTTTAAAAAGTATTTTTTACTAAAATAA